In Bicyclus anynana chromosome 1, ilBicAnyn1.1, whole genome shotgun sequence, a single window of DNA contains:
- the LOC112055989 gene encoding CD2 antigen cytoplasmic tail-binding protein 2 homolog → MSKRPASVVFEEPEQSKRSEKKEGKKHSLDSDEEDSAAEEEQQNVLNVDDIEGEEDGAGGMEGEITITPFNMKEELEEGHFDTEGHYHWKKEKEIKDGWLDNIDWVKVKGRPEDKYKIFKNEESTSKGIFDDSDSGEEESYEKYDIIQNYKEIIQFMKPKETIAKTLQRLGANSKISSAERWKRKKAGIIDESGKTVTRITELANQILTKEGNMDIYQETYEKISSILAKEKSKKDDAQLDMYSDDFDEKEKSNIDKKDHVETKESPVKEESQELKWEFKWTQDNNAEVSGPHTTEQMQKWVTEGYFKTGVWVRKCGEDTQFYSSNRIDFELYM, encoded by the exons ATGTCCAAGAGGCCGGCATCGGTTGTTTTTGAAGAACCGGAACAGAGTAAAAGGTCTGAGAAAAAGGAGGGAAAGAAACATTCCTTGGACTCTGACGAAGAGGATAGCGCTGCAGAGGAGGAACAGCAGAATGTCCTCAATGTTGACGATATAGAGGGAGAAGAAGATGGTGCTGGAGGAATGGAAGGTGAA ATTACTATAACACCATTCAATATGAAAGAAGAGTTGGAAGAAGGGCATTTTGATACTGAAGGACATTATCACTGGAAAAAAGAGAAAGAGATTAAAGATGGTTGGCTTGACAATATAGATTGGGTGAAAGTCAAAGGTAGACCTGAAGATAAATATAAGATTTTCAAAAATGAAGAATCAACATCAAAGGGCATTTTTGATGATTCAGACAGCGGTGAAGAAGAGAGTTATGAAAAGTATGATATCATACAGAATTACAAGGAAATCATACAGTTTATGAAACCTAAGGAGACCATTGCAAAAACCTTACAACGTCtcg GTGCAAATTCAAAAATCTCAAGTGCAGAACGCTGGAAGCGAAAAAAAGCTGGCATCATTGATGAAAGTGGCAAAACTGTTACAAGAATTACTGAACTGGCAAATCAAATTCTAACTAAAGAGGGTAATATGGATATCTATCAGGAGACTTATGAAAAAATAAGTAGTATCCTTGCTAAAGAGAAATCGAAGAAAGATGATGCTCAATTGGATATGTattctgatgattttgatgagaAGGAGAAAAGTAATATTGATAAAAAGGATCATGTTGAAACCAAAGAAAGTCCTGTAAAAGAGGAATCCCAAGAATTGAAATGGGAGTTCAAATGGACTCAAGACAATAATGCTGAAGTTTCAGGACCTCATACTACAGAACAAATGCAAAAGTGGGTCACAGAGGGATACTTCAAAACTGGTGTGTGGGTTAGAAAGTGTGGGGAAGACACACAGTTCTATAGCTCTAACAGAATTGATTTTGAACTTTATATGTAG
- the LOC112055991 gene encoding major facilitator superfamily domain-containing protein 12 isoform X1, whose translation MNAKYGATNAEITETSVKQDDTVKEIDLSVPCKRRGWWRVSQNLLYGLGHVYNDLCAAMWFSYMMLFFQAVLEMRAVIAGAMLLLGQVVDALATPVVGVLADKYSTKKFWHLIGCAVVTCTFPLLFIRCWGCRPGINTEYLSWWMPFYYAILVIFFQIGWAVVQISHLAIIPSITDNLQIRSELTSIRYMASVISSLTVYFITWVVLRATNYSTFIGPSDDYKFRDVSLIISTLGIASCIIFHIFFKLKPPIEEKPKENGHAVETGEKDSTILSAKSKIMHFLQMPLLYQTSLLYVFSRLYWALSLVYVPLFLEERLSVNANAAAEGSELVASVPLVLYISSLFFSFLLKSNINKIGHQVAYLIGSFLSLVSCMWIALAISPDAHVVQIYLVATLIGAGSSITLVSSLCVTADLIGPHSHQGALIYSIVTFADKLVTGIAVVAIENYKCDDVLDCPQYYRGVLTYACGGSAVLGILSLSITTITSKRCKP comes from the exons ATGAATGCTAAGTACGGTGCGACTAATGCTGAAATTACAGAGACTAGTGTAAAGCAGGATGACACTGTTAAAGAAATTGATTTGAG TGTCCCGTGCAAAAGGCGAGGATGGTGGAGAGTAAGCCAGAACCTCCTGTACGGCTTGGGCCACGTGTACAACGACCTATGTGCTGCTATGTGGTTCTCTTATATGATGCTGTTCTTCCAAGCGGTACTCGAAATGAGGGCTGTCATAGCCGGCGCGATGCTATTGTTAG GTCAAGTGGTCGATGCACTTGCCACTCCAGTTGTTGGCGTTTTAGCTGACAAATACAGCACTAAGAAGTTTTGGcatttaatag GTTGCGCGGTTGTAACGTGTACATTTCCCCTGTTGTTCATACGATGCTGGGGTTGCAGGCCTGGCATCAACACCGAGTACTTGTCCTGGTGGATGCCCTTTTATTACGCTATTCTGGTCATCTTCTTCCAAATAGGTTGGGCTGTAGTGCAAATCTCCCACCTGGCGATTATACCATCCATTACAGACAATCTACAAATACGATCAGAGTTGACGTCTATAAG ATATATGGCTTCAGTAATATCGAGTCTCACTGTTTACTTCATAACGTGGGTAGTTTTGAGAGCGACCAATTACAGCACGTTTATTGGACCGTCGGATGATTACAAATTCCGG GATGTATCACTAATAATATCTACCTTAGGAATAGCTTCCTGCATAATATTCCATATTTTCTTTAAACTTAAACCTCCTATAGAAGAGAAACCTAAAGAGAATGGGCATGCAGTGGAAACCGGTGAAAAGGATTCTACAATATTATCAGCGAAGTCTAAAATTATGCATTTTTTGCAAATGCCTTTGTTATATCAAACGAGTTTGTT GTACGTTTTCTCGAGGTTATACTGGGCGTTGAGTCTTGTTTACGTTCCGCTTTTCTTAGAAGAGCGATTGTCAGTAAACGCGAACGCTGCCGCCGAGGGCTCTGAGCTAGTTGCCAGCGTGCCGCTCGTACTTTACATTTCGTCACTATTTTTCTCCTTTCTTTTAAAAAGCAACATCAATAAAATCGGTCACCAG GTGGCGTACCTGATTGGCAGTTTTCTCAGTTTAGTGAGCTGTATGTGGATCGCATTAGCAATAAGCCCAGACGCGCATGTTGTACAGATTTATTTGGTGGCCACTTTAATAG GAGCTGGCAGTTCGATCACTCTAGTTTCAAGTCTATGCGTCACTGCAGATTTGATAGGACCACATTCGCACCAGGGCGCTTTGATATACTCCATAGTGACGTTTGCTGACAAGTTAGTGACTGGAATAGCTGTGGTGGCCATAGAAAACTA CAAATGCGACGATGTGCTGGATTGCCCGCAGTACTACCGAGGCGTTCTGACGTATGCTTGCGGAGGCAGCGCAGTGCTCGGCATACTCTCATTATCTATCACCACTATAACTTCAAAACGTTGTAAaccttaa
- the LOC112055991 gene encoding major facilitator superfamily domain-containing protein 12 isoform X2 yields MPAKNILRLLLKLVPCKRRGWWRVSQNLLYGLGHVYNDLCAAMWFSYMMLFFQAVLEMRAVIAGAMLLLGQVVDALATPVVGVLADKYSTKKFWHLIGCAVVTCTFPLLFIRCWGCRPGINTEYLSWWMPFYYAILVIFFQIGWAVVQISHLAIIPSITDNLQIRSELTSIRYMASVISSLTVYFITWVVLRATNYSTFIGPSDDYKFRDVSLIISTLGIASCIIFHIFFKLKPPIEEKPKENGHAVETGEKDSTILSAKSKIMHFLQMPLLYQTSLLYVFSRLYWALSLVYVPLFLEERLSVNANAAAEGSELVASVPLVLYISSLFFSFLLKSNINKIGHQVAYLIGSFLSLVSCMWIALAISPDAHVVQIYLVATLIGAGSSITLVSSLCVTADLIGPHSHQGALIYSIVTFADKLVTGIAVVAIENYKCDDVLDCPQYYRGVLTYACGGSAVLGILSLSITTITSKRCKP; encoded by the exons TGTCCCGTGCAAAAGGCGAGGATGGTGGAGAGTAAGCCAGAACCTCCTGTACGGCTTGGGCCACGTGTACAACGACCTATGTGCTGCTATGTGGTTCTCTTATATGATGCTGTTCTTCCAAGCGGTACTCGAAATGAGGGCTGTCATAGCCGGCGCGATGCTATTGTTAG GTCAAGTGGTCGATGCACTTGCCACTCCAGTTGTTGGCGTTTTAGCTGACAAATACAGCACTAAGAAGTTTTGGcatttaatag GTTGCGCGGTTGTAACGTGTACATTTCCCCTGTTGTTCATACGATGCTGGGGTTGCAGGCCTGGCATCAACACCGAGTACTTGTCCTGGTGGATGCCCTTTTATTACGCTATTCTGGTCATCTTCTTCCAAATAGGTTGGGCTGTAGTGCAAATCTCCCACCTGGCGATTATACCATCCATTACAGACAATCTACAAATACGATCAGAGTTGACGTCTATAAG ATATATGGCTTCAGTAATATCGAGTCTCACTGTTTACTTCATAACGTGGGTAGTTTTGAGAGCGACCAATTACAGCACGTTTATTGGACCGTCGGATGATTACAAATTCCGG GATGTATCACTAATAATATCTACCTTAGGAATAGCTTCCTGCATAATATTCCATATTTTCTTTAAACTTAAACCTCCTATAGAAGAGAAACCTAAAGAGAATGGGCATGCAGTGGAAACCGGTGAAAAGGATTCTACAATATTATCAGCGAAGTCTAAAATTATGCATTTTTTGCAAATGCCTTTGTTATATCAAACGAGTTTGTT GTACGTTTTCTCGAGGTTATACTGGGCGTTGAGTCTTGTTTACGTTCCGCTTTTCTTAGAAGAGCGATTGTCAGTAAACGCGAACGCTGCCGCCGAGGGCTCTGAGCTAGTTGCCAGCGTGCCGCTCGTACTTTACATTTCGTCACTATTTTTCTCCTTTCTTTTAAAAAGCAACATCAATAAAATCGGTCACCAG GTGGCGTACCTGATTGGCAGTTTTCTCAGTTTAGTGAGCTGTATGTGGATCGCATTAGCAATAAGCCCAGACGCGCATGTTGTACAGATTTATTTGGTGGCCACTTTAATAG GAGCTGGCAGTTCGATCACTCTAGTTTCAAGTCTATGCGTCACTGCAGATTTGATAGGACCACATTCGCACCAGGGCGCTTTGATATACTCCATAGTGACGTTTGCTGACAAGTTAGTGACTGGAATAGCTGTGGTGGCCATAGAAAACTA CAAATGCGACGATGTGCTGGATTGCCCGCAGTACTACCGAGGCGTTCTGACGTATGCTTGCGGAGGCAGCGCAGTGCTCGGCATACTCTCATTATCTATCACCACTATAACTTCAAAACGTTGTAAaccttaa